The Verrucomicrobium spinosum DSM 4136 = JCM 18804 genome includes a region encoding these proteins:
- the rnc gene encoding ribonuclease III, which produces MDSLESRIAYQFKQPELLQEALTHPSLPYESKNPQRHNQRLEYLGDAVLQLVLSEAIYHQFPLDDEGLLTKLRTRLVQTRTLAHIARQLCLGRDLLLGKGEESNGGRSRESTLADVMESIIGAVYLDGGIEAVRPFVLQHWSHDLAALQHSPVELNPKGQLQELLQGEGGNTPTYRIIAAEGPDHQKVFQAVVVWQDRDLAAGTGRSKKEAQTAAAQAALALPELIALTAKTLGEGQA; this is translated from the coding sequence ATGGATTCGCTGGAGTCGCGCATCGCCTATCAGTTCAAGCAGCCCGAACTGCTGCAGGAAGCATTGACGCATCCCAGCCTCCCGTACGAGAGCAAGAACCCCCAACGGCACAACCAACGTCTGGAATACTTGGGTGACGCCGTGTTGCAGTTGGTGCTCTCTGAAGCCATCTATCACCAGTTTCCCCTGGATGACGAGGGCCTGCTCACCAAGCTGCGAACCCGGCTGGTCCAGACTCGTACGCTGGCTCATATCGCCCGTCAGCTCTGCCTCGGCAGGGATCTGTTGCTCGGCAAGGGGGAGGAATCCAATGGCGGGCGGTCCCGGGAGTCCACTCTGGCAGATGTGATGGAATCCATCATTGGAGCGGTCTATCTGGATGGCGGAATCGAGGCCGTGCGCCCCTTCGTGCTGCAGCACTGGAGCCATGACCTGGCGGCTCTTCAGCACTCACCCGTGGAGCTCAACCCTAAAGGGCAACTCCAAGAGCTCCTCCAAGGTGAAGGCGGGAACACCCCCACCTACCGCATCATCGCGGCCGAGGGCCCGGATCATCAAAAGGTCTTCCAAGCCGTTGTGGTCTGGCAGGACCGGGATCTGGCGGCCGGAACCGGTCGCAGCAAGAAAGAAGCGCAGACGGCGGCCGCTCAGGCAGCGCTTGCTCTGCCTGAGCTGATAGCTCTTACGGCCAAGACACTTGGCGAAGGCCAAGCCTGA
- a CDS encoding DUF1802 family protein, with product MSDSTPETPSSNAAPVGFKEWAYVCEALGQGVQTLILRKGGIHEGKKGFHFEHEDFWLFPTGFHAQGDQLLWLPEDADKVAVPQDEERELVDVKYFAKTQQIWRITDWDKLAALAPFHVWKEEVVRERFAWNEESCLHIALVRVHKLPITWSFPYLKGYGGCRSWVKLPPEGKDFEPIVTPVLADEVWNEMAEKIKAVLD from the coding sequence ATGTCCGACTCCACCCCTGAAACTCCCAGCTCCAACGCAGCCCCAGTCGGATTCAAAGAGTGGGCTTATGTCTGCGAAGCCCTCGGCCAGGGGGTGCAGACACTGATCCTGCGCAAGGGCGGGATCCACGAGGGCAAGAAGGGCTTCCACTTTGAGCACGAAGATTTCTGGCTGTTCCCCACCGGTTTCCATGCCCAGGGTGATCAGCTCCTGTGGTTGCCGGAGGATGCGGACAAGGTCGCTGTCCCCCAGGATGAGGAACGGGAACTGGTAGATGTGAAGTACTTCGCCAAGACGCAGCAGATCTGGCGCATCACGGACTGGGACAAACTCGCCGCGCTCGCTCCGTTTCACGTGTGGAAGGAGGAGGTCGTCCGCGAGCGCTTCGCCTGGAATGAGGAGAGCTGTCTGCACATCGCCCTGGTGCGGGTGCACAAGCTGCCCATCACGTGGTCTTTCCCGTACTTGAAAGGCTATGGTGGTTGCCGCTCCTGGGTGAAACTGCCCCCGGAAGGCAAGGACTTTGAACCCATCGTCACCCCGGTGCTGGCGGATGAGGTGTGGAACGAGATGGCTGAGAAAATCAAGGCTGTGCTGGATTGA
- the alr gene encoding alanine racemase: MSPPSSAAVAAVHRCWAEISLTALRHNAGVARTQSGHDLMAVVKANAYGHGAVTVARALQEQVAVFGVANLQEALELRSAGLDTPILLLGTCLAEEQVPALRAGFHICINSLAEARAWSELAGRLGTTALGHVVLDTGMGRMGFIEPEWTEDTVRALVALPHISWEGLATHLPSPDEDAGFTRRQIELFHQSVRLAQVSGLQPRWVDLASSAGLLGYPAGHEFCNLVRPGLMLYGVDPLASTGLGDPYQEKLRPVLTWKTRVILVRELPEGHGISYGRSHVTRRPTRVATLACGYADGYPRQVSGKNAFVLLHGQRCPLLGRVTMDQIMVDVTDFPAGQPVVPGDEVVLLGTQGEAKISAEEVADKAGTISWHVFTGITARVARVVVA; encoded by the coding sequence ATGTCCCCTCCGTCTTCTGCCGCTGTTGCCGCCGTGCATCGTTGCTGGGCTGAAATCTCCCTCACCGCGCTGCGCCACAACGCTGGGGTGGCCCGCACCCAGAGCGGACATGATCTCATGGCCGTGGTCAAAGCCAATGCCTACGGGCATGGGGCCGTCACTGTTGCGCGGGCGCTGCAGGAGCAGGTGGCAGTCTTTGGCGTGGCCAATTTGCAGGAAGCACTGGAGCTGCGCTCCGCTGGTCTGGACACCCCCATCCTGCTGCTGGGCACCTGCTTGGCGGAGGAGCAGGTGCCCGCGCTGCGGGCGGGCTTTCATATATGCATCAACTCCCTGGCCGAAGCGCGTGCGTGGAGCGAACTGGCCGGGCGGCTGGGCACCACCGCCCTGGGCCATGTGGTGCTGGACACCGGCATGGGCCGCATGGGTTTCATTGAACCCGAGTGGACGGAGGACACGGTGAGGGCACTCGTCGCGCTGCCCCACATCTCCTGGGAGGGCCTCGCGACCCATCTCCCCTCTCCGGATGAGGACGCGGGCTTCACCCGCCGCCAGATCGAGTTGTTTCATCAAAGCGTGAGGCTGGCGCAGGTGTCCGGCCTCCAGCCCCGCTGGGTGGACCTGGCCAGCAGCGCTGGACTGCTGGGTTATCCCGCCGGTCACGAATTTTGCAATCTGGTGCGTCCTGGTCTCATGCTCTACGGCGTGGATCCACTGGCCAGCACCGGTCTGGGCGATCCGTACCAGGAAAAACTCCGGCCTGTGCTGACCTGGAAGACCCGGGTGATCCTGGTGCGTGAACTCCCGGAGGGGCACGGCATCAGCTACGGCCGCAGCCATGTGACCCGTCGTCCCACCAGGGTCGCCACCCTGGCCTGCGGCTACGCCGATGGCTATCCCAGGCAGGTTTCAGGTAAAAACGCCTTTGTCCTCCTTCACGGCCAGCGCTGCCCCCTGCTCGGTCGCGTGACCATGGACCAGATCATGGTGGATGTCACCGATTTCCCCGCCGGCCAGCCCGTGGTGCCGGGCGATGAAGTGGTGCTCCTCGGCACCCAGGGCGAGGCGAAGATCTCCGCCGAGGAGGTTGCCGACAAGGCCGGCACGATCTCGTGGCACGTGTTTACCGGCATCACGGCCCGAGTGGCGCGGGTGGTGGTGGCGTAG
- a CDS encoding glycoside hydrolase family 10 protein encodes MPRLFASFLLFFAVLFSLAAPASAEMRGAWVASVHNLNFPSRTGLSADQQRAEIRRIINIAAACRLNSLMVQVRPEGDALYRSRLEPWSRFLTGTQGVDPGYDPLATFIAEGKSQGIAIHAWINPYRASTSKAGKAENHISRTMPGAVRRVGSMLWMDPGDPAVRQHVVRVVEDIVRRYAVRGVILDDYFYPYPGTGLPRGTFPDDTTYGRYQAGGGRLDRADWRRENVNTLIRELHTVVHANRQGAWFGVSPFGIYRPNVPRGVEAQLDQLTELYSDPVAWLREGTVDYLSPQLYWTDAGPQSFSSLLGWWRSSSVNPRGILVFPSLAADRLGGSHNWPVQEISRQLDIESSIRPKGGFIIWSMAPLMRNTKGVNGVLQGR; translated from the coding sequence ATGCCCCGACTTTTTGCCAGCTTTCTGCTGTTCTTTGCCGTCCTGTTCTCCCTGGCCGCCCCAGCCTCCGCCGAGATGCGCGGAGCCTGGGTGGCCTCGGTGCACAACCTGAACTTCCCGTCCCGCACGGGGCTCTCCGCCGATCAGCAACGGGCGGAAATCCGGCGCATCATCAACATCGCTGCGGCGTGCCGTCTGAACTCTCTCATGGTGCAGGTGCGCCCGGAGGGGGATGCATTGTACCGTTCACGCCTCGAACCCTGGAGCCGTTTCCTTACCGGCACGCAGGGGGTGGATCCGGGCTATGATCCGCTCGCGACCTTCATTGCGGAGGGGAAGAGCCAGGGCATCGCCATTCACGCCTGGATCAACCCGTATCGCGCCTCCACGAGCAAGGCCGGCAAGGCGGAAAATCACATCTCCCGCACCATGCCCGGTGCCGTGCGCAGGGTCGGCTCCATGCTCTGGATGGATCCCGGCGATCCGGCAGTGCGCCAGCATGTGGTGCGCGTGGTGGAGGACATCGTCCGGCGCTATGCCGTGCGCGGGGTCATTCTGGATGACTACTTCTATCCGTACCCCGGCACCGGGCTGCCGCGCGGCACATTTCCAGATGACACCACCTACGGCCGCTACCAGGCCGGCGGCGGACGTCTCGACCGCGCCGACTGGCGTCGTGAAAACGTGAACACGCTGATCCGTGAACTGCACACGGTGGTGCATGCGAACCGCCAGGGTGCCTGGTTTGGCGTGAGCCCGTTTGGCATCTACCGGCCCAACGTCCCGCGCGGGGTGGAGGCCCAGCTTGACCAGTTGACCGAGCTGTACTCAGACCCCGTGGCCTGGCTCCGCGAGGGGACGGTGGACTACCTCTCCCCGCAGCTCTACTGGACCGACGCAGGTCCCCAGAGTTTTTCCTCGCTCCTCGGTTGGTGGCGCAGCTCCAGCGTGAACCCACGGGGGATCCTGGTCTTCCCAAGCCTCGCAGCGGATCGTCTGGGCGGCAGCCACAACTGGCCGGTTCAGGAAATCAGCCGCCAGCTCGACATCGAGTCCTCCATCCGGCCCAAGGGCGGGTTCATCATCTGGAGCATGGCCCCATTGATGCGGAACACCAAGGGGGTGAACGGGGTGTTGCAGGGGAGATAG
- a CDS encoding aldo/keto reductase encodes MDLTRTAFGSWSGGRFMHFGEALTDERYIQLVQRSYEKGTRTFVTADVYGGGRADTLLGEALKGIDRSTYALAGIIGHDFYGGLRAGAKGYPRFTEPGLHAPEDYASYVQMATEKSLERCGTQKFDLLMLHNPDTTGYSSPVVWDALRAVKAKGLTDRLGIAPGPANGFTLDIIDCFERYGADIDWAMIILNPFEPWPGQHVLSAARKHDVKLLARVVDFGGIFHDDVKPGHKFRDGDHRSYRPQGWVEEGNEKLEKVRPIAEKYGLTMLQLSAIWDLSQEPVRSVVPTLIQEAGEGARTIESKADELAALPDITFTAEEVKEIAAIGDNTGCMKLKGASERHEGQEARADEWPMRGELLEVAKRWELGSTWAW; translated from the coding sequence ATGGATCTCACACGCACCGCATTTGGCAGTTGGAGCGGCGGCCGCTTCATGCACTTTGGCGAAGCCCTCACGGACGAACGCTACATTCAGCTCGTCCAGCGCTCCTATGAGAAGGGCACCCGCACCTTTGTGACCGCTGATGTGTACGGTGGCGGCCGGGCAGACACCCTCCTGGGTGAGGCGCTCAAGGGCATCGACCGCAGCACCTACGCCCTGGCGGGCATCATCGGCCACGACTTCTACGGCGGTCTGCGGGCGGGGGCCAAGGGCTATCCGCGCTTCACAGAGCCCGGCCTCCATGCGCCTGAGGACTATGCCAGCTACGTTCAGATGGCCACGGAGAAGTCCCTTGAGCGCTGCGGGACGCAGAAGTTTGATCTTCTCATGCTGCACAACCCGGACACGACCGGCTACAGCAGTCCCGTGGTGTGGGACGCCCTGCGCGCGGTGAAGGCCAAGGGCCTGACGGACCGCCTCGGCATCGCCCCTGGTCCCGCCAACGGCTTCACCCTGGATATCATCGACTGCTTCGAGCGCTACGGCGCAGACATCGACTGGGCCATGATCATTCTGAACCCGTTTGAACCGTGGCCGGGCCAGCATGTACTGAGCGCCGCCCGCAAGCACGACGTGAAACTGCTCGCCCGGGTGGTGGATTTCGGCGGCATCTTCCATGATGACGTCAAGCCGGGACACAAGTTCCGCGACGGCGACCACCGGAGCTACCGTCCCCAAGGCTGGGTGGAAGAAGGCAACGAGAAGCTCGAAAAGGTGCGCCCTATCGCCGAAAAATATGGCCTGACGATGCTGCAGCTCTCCGCCATCTGGGACCTGTCACAGGAGCCCGTACGGAGCGTGGTGCCGACCCTCATTCAAGAAGCGGGGGAGGGTGCCAGGACCATCGAGTCCAAAGCCGACGAGCTCGCAGCCCTGCCCGACATCACCTTCACCGCAGAAGAAGTGAAGGAAATCGCAGCCATCGGCGACAATACCGGGTGCATGAAGCTCAAAGGTGCCAGCGAGCGCCACGAAGGCCAGGAAGCCCGTGCGGACGAGTGGCCCATGCGCGGCGAACTGCTCGAGGTGGCCAAGCGTTGGGAGCTCGGCAGCACTTGGGCGTGGTAA
- a CDS encoding ribokinase: MSDTVPNPAIAVVGSLNIDTQLSVPQLPETGTTVAASSMSSCYGGKGANQAVAACRQGASVSLIGSVGTDAGGSAYLEYLVAQGIDVSAVQPYEDTPTGRAYICVNPAGQNTIVTLPGANAYLMAERVAENIGLIEGADVVLCQLEVPVESVVYAIQTANEYGKTTILNPSPLNPEFPWGQVPIDFLIVNEKEAASLLGYFVESTAEAPTIRSQMADLGIGTLIITRGSEHTFAFSANQALKVPPPQLSVVDTVGAGDAFAGTFAVHWAQSRNLLGSLRKANIAGALATQREGAQDAIPTREEVDDFGKAPAPEPEPEPAPEESNPEYSEYSAEGAEEAPQEQIGDEPPAEEVSDLPTSDDDAEHKPQG, encoded by the coding sequence ATGTCTGATACTGTTCCGAACCCCGCCATTGCCGTTGTCGGCTCGCTGAACATTGACACCCAGCTCTCGGTACCGCAGTTGCCGGAGACGGGAACCACGGTGGCCGCCAGCAGTATGAGCAGCTGCTATGGAGGAAAAGGGGCCAATCAAGCGGTGGCCGCCTGTCGTCAAGGAGCGTCTGTCAGTCTGATCGGCTCGGTGGGCACAGACGCTGGCGGCAGCGCCTACCTTGAGTACCTCGTGGCTCAGGGGATCGACGTCTCTGCTGTGCAGCCGTACGAAGACACTCCGACGGGACGCGCCTACATCTGCGTCAACCCGGCAGGCCAGAATACCATCGTCACGCTCCCAGGTGCGAATGCCTACCTCATGGCAGAGCGGGTGGCGGAGAACATCGGCCTGATCGAAGGGGCTGATGTGGTGTTGTGCCAGCTGGAAGTGCCGGTGGAATCCGTGGTGTATGCCATTCAGACCGCCAACGAATATGGTAAAACCACCATTTTGAATCCCTCGCCGCTCAATCCGGAGTTTCCCTGGGGCCAGGTGCCGATCGACTTTCTCATTGTGAACGAGAAGGAAGCGGCCTCGCTGCTCGGCTACTTTGTGGAAAGCACGGCTGAGGCCCCCACAATCCGTTCCCAGATGGCCGACCTTGGCATCGGCACGCTCATCATTACCCGGGGCTCCGAGCACACGTTTGCCTTCAGTGCCAATCAAGCGCTCAAGGTGCCGCCCCCCCAACTGTCCGTGGTGGACACCGTCGGTGCCGGAGATGCCTTTGCCGGGACGTTTGCCGTGCACTGGGCCCAGTCTCGCAATCTGCTCGGCAGTCTGCGCAAGGCCAACATCGCCGGTGCCCTGGCCACCCAGCGCGAAGGGGCCCAGGATGCCATTCCGACCCGCGAGGAGGTCGATGACTTTGGCAAGGCACCCGCTCCAGAGCCCGAGCCTGAACCTGCTCCCGAAGAATCCAATCCAGAATATTCTGAATACTCTGCGGAAGGGGCGGAAGAAGCTCCTCAAGAACAAATTGGGGATGAACCACCCGCGGAGGAGGTCAGCGACCTGCCAACCTCCGATGATGACGCAGAGCACAAGCCTCAAGGTTGA
- a CDS encoding tetratricopeptide repeat protein, translating to MSGPPSRLRYPLALLLALQTLAPLPTAFAQSYRDIAKEAALKGENEKAVINYELALSSATKLFKENDIEIVIRRGELGEAYRAVGRWKEAIEQLDYAWRRSRYDAEINQRWSGKEGDLAFGFAEKLGRACQAAGRYDDALMAFETNLSDAERTGRPASDLIAPAGLLADTLLLLQRDEEADKAVARAVDAARKAHGNEPPALARDLSMLAQIYYGQLRYARALPLAREALTLAEQNFPDESRDVGLYQSRVGALMVLAGGDDAGAKTLLEKSRENLLKKQTRDAVELLLVELSLARLASRQGEFDLCQKHSGEAWRICRMHYPADHPETGRCYRQLADNFTAMEMSEDAAGLYAKALAIFEAHLGKDHPLTAETHAIVVKAETQLIAEREQAMKEKAMMVAEQKARIAAEEKAKADAAEKVRMEAEEKARMAAAEKARIEVEKAQLAMKAKQEAEEKARKAAEEKAMLAEAAAAKAAAEKAKLEEEKAMKAAQARAAAEEKARLAAEEKTRMEEAKAKKAAEEAKMAEAAAAKAAEEKALKEEKARIAAEEKAKVAAEQKARMAAAEAEKEKEKEEEAPAPKKAAVTASKSTKGTSEKNKKAVASSKSQPKPKPKPEATPAAPPKPVVMAEPVEEKEKEKEKGPGVAARVTKSVTGVTGAVSGAVTGAVSGATDAVSGAVTGTVKKLFNRKKSDPGDGDGNGNGKEEKP from the coding sequence ATGTCCGGCCCGCCTTCACGCCTCCGCTACCCCCTCGCGCTGCTGCTTGCGCTTCAGACGCTGGCCCCCCTGCCGACGGCCTTTGCACAGTCCTACCGGGACATCGCCAAGGAGGCTGCGCTCAAGGGTGAGAACGAGAAGGCGGTGATCAACTACGAACTGGCGCTGAGCTCGGCCACGAAGCTGTTTAAGGAAAACGACATCGAAATCGTGATCCGTCGCGGAGAACTGGGCGAAGCCTACCGCGCCGTCGGCCGGTGGAAGGAGGCCATTGAGCAGCTGGACTACGCCTGGCGTCGCTCCCGGTACGATGCGGAAATCAACCAGCGCTGGAGCGGAAAGGAGGGCGACCTCGCCTTTGGGTTCGCGGAGAAACTGGGCCGCGCCTGTCAGGCCGCAGGCCGCTATGATGACGCGCTCATGGCCTTCGAGACCAATCTGTCCGATGCCGAACGCACCGGCCGGCCGGCGTCCGATTTGATTGCGCCCGCCGGGTTGCTGGCAGACACGCTTCTGCTCCTGCAACGGGATGAGGAGGCGGACAAGGCCGTGGCCCGTGCGGTGGATGCCGCACGCAAGGCACATGGCAATGAGCCCCCCGCCCTGGCGAGGGACCTTTCCATGCTCGCGCAAATCTACTATGGGCAGCTGCGGTATGCCAGGGCGCTGCCGCTGGCCCGCGAGGCCCTGACATTGGCCGAGCAGAACTTTCCCGATGAATCGCGGGATGTAGGTCTTTACCAGAGCCGGGTGGGAGCCCTCATGGTGCTCGCAGGCGGTGATGATGCGGGCGCGAAGACGCTGCTGGAGAAGTCCCGCGAGAACCTGCTGAAGAAGCAGACGCGCGATGCGGTGGAGTTGCTCCTGGTGGAGTTGAGTCTCGCCAGGCTGGCTTCCCGTCAGGGCGAGTTTGACCTGTGTCAGAAGCACAGCGGCGAGGCCTGGCGCATCTGCCGGATGCACTACCCGGCCGATCATCCTGAGACAGGCCGTTGCTACCGTCAGCTCGCGGACAACTTCACCGCGATGGAGATGAGTGAGGATGCCGCCGGACTTTATGCCAAAGCCCTGGCCATTTTTGAGGCGCACTTGGGCAAGGACCACCCGCTCACTGCGGAGACCCACGCCATTGTCGTGAAGGCGGAGACCCAGCTCATCGCCGAACGCGAACAAGCCATGAAAGAGAAGGCCATGATGGTCGCCGAGCAAAAGGCCCGCATCGCTGCGGAAGAGAAAGCGAAAGCCGACGCCGCGGAAAAGGTCCGCATGGAAGCTGAGGAAAAGGCCCGGATGGCCGCGGCTGAGAAAGCCCGGATCGAGGTAGAGAAGGCGCAGCTCGCCATGAAGGCGAAGCAGGAGGCTGAAGAGAAAGCGCGCAAGGCTGCTGAGGAGAAAGCCATGCTGGCCGAAGCAGCAGCAGCCAAAGCAGCAGCAGAGAAAGCCAAGCTGGAAGAGGAGAAGGCCATGAAGGCTGCCCAGGCCAGGGCAGCGGCAGAGGAAAAAGCGCGTCTCGCTGCGGAAGAGAAGACCAGGATGGAAGAAGCCAAGGCCAAGAAAGCGGCTGAAGAGGCCAAGATGGCGGAAGCCGCTGCCGCCAAAGCTGCGGAAGAAAAGGCGCTGAAGGAGGAGAAGGCTCGCATCGCCGCGGAGGAGAAAGCCAAAGTGGCAGCCGAACAGAAGGCCCGCATGGCTGCGGCAGAAGCAGAGAAAGAAAAGGAAAAGGAAGAAGAAGCCCCCGCACCCAAGAAAGCCGCGGTTACGGCCTCGAAATCCACCAAGGGCACCAGCGAAAAGAACAAGAAGGCAGTTGCCTCCTCGAAGTCTCAGCCCAAACCAAAACCCAAGCCGGAAGCAACTCCTGCGGCACCGCCCAAACCGGTGGTGATGGCTGAACCGGTTGAGGAAAAAGAGAAGGAGAAAGAAAAAGGCCCCGGCGTGGCTGCGAGAGTCACCAAGTCCGTTACGGGCGTTACTGGGGCTGTTTCCGGCGCTGTGACGGGTGCGGTTTCAGGAGCAACGGATGCGGTGTCCGGTGCGGTCACGGGTACGGTGAAGAAGCTGTTCAACCGCAAGAAGTCGGACCCGGGTGATGGCGATGGGAATGGGAACGGCAAAGAAGAGAAGCCGTGA
- a CDS encoding M1 family aminopeptidase has product MLRAALLFSLLASQAVMAGQDSICACGKHLLPKITNEKPGRKYARDRLVDILHLKLDVTPDFDKRTVKGTSSLTFKPIATPLTKLELDAVGLEIEGVQTSNALLAEYAVTDEKLVLVFKNPVPVDAEAGVVIRYRAQPERGLYFRTPENGYKPGDTQVWTQGEAELHRFWFPCYDYPNERFTSEVVCHIPADMQAISNGVLVSNNQKDAAGLTLWHWRQNQPHVNYLVALAAGYFHTLEGKAGTVPLALHVPPSETAQAANAFRDTAKIIPFLERETGTPFPWDKYHQVYCLDFIAGGMENTSCTFQAAGLLFQDDTETLSSLHWLDAHEATHQWFGDLVTCRDWSHLWLNEGFATYYTVLYEGERNGPEAYQFGLLREANKVFDRLDSRPIVWRDYKDPMEQFDYRSYPKGAWVLHMIRSRLGEDLFRKAVKTYLDRHRNTVVGTDDLQDVLEEVSGLSFDRFFDQWLYHGGVPELKADYSWDAAAKLAKVTVRQTQKVSEQVLLFQFDLPVRFWPKGAEKPVDFKVTVTKAEEDFYFPVPTAPELVRLDPDTTLLAKWDFTPPPDMVKRQLQGDVLGRIYAVQALGRKKDDDSVRQIAEVLNKDAFYGVRSEAAKALKQVMTPAARDALVAGLNQPEARARKAVVEALGAYPHPVAHAALLQQAQREKNPEILGQIITTWGARPAEPAITAELIRLMATPSYHNMVAAAVIGAFRAQGDATAVPLILAKLSSKADALEFDTGDFAAGMDALAFLARDLKAEEREPVRVFLTSHLSHPREELRVAAAQGLGTLRDARSLAVLKPLTAVSKPFKDPVRDAVEKAIVTLSADQPRPLELKDVWTQMQDLQRKAQEMEKQLETMKKKAGAK; this is encoded by the coding sequence ATGCTCCGCGCCGCCCTCCTATTTTCCCTCCTCGCGAGCCAGGCCGTCATGGCCGGGCAGGACTCCATCTGCGCCTGCGGCAAGCATCTCCTGCCCAAAATCACCAACGAAAAACCAGGCCGCAAATACGCCCGGGACCGGCTGGTGGACATCCTGCATCTGAAACTGGATGTGACCCCGGACTTCGACAAACGCACTGTCAAAGGGACCTCCTCGCTCACTTTCAAGCCGATCGCCACTCCGCTCACCAAACTCGAGCTGGATGCGGTGGGCCTGGAGATTGAAGGCGTGCAAACGAGCAACGCCCTGCTGGCCGAGTATGCGGTGACGGACGAAAAGCTGGTGCTGGTCTTCAAGAACCCCGTGCCCGTTGATGCCGAGGCAGGCGTGGTGATCCGCTACCGCGCGCAACCGGAACGGGGACTTTATTTCCGCACACCCGAGAACGGCTACAAGCCCGGCGACACTCAGGTGTGGACGCAGGGGGAGGCGGAGCTGCACCGCTTCTGGTTCCCTTGTTACGACTACCCCAACGAGCGCTTCACCAGCGAGGTGGTCTGCCACATTCCCGCGGACATGCAGGCCATTTCCAACGGCGTGTTGGTTTCCAATAACCAGAAGGACGCCGCCGGTCTCACGCTGTGGCACTGGCGGCAGAACCAGCCGCATGTGAACTACCTCGTGGCCCTGGCCGCAGGTTATTTCCACACCCTGGAGGGGAAGGCGGGCACCGTGCCCCTGGCGCTGCACGTGCCGCCGTCCGAGACGGCTCAGGCAGCCAATGCCTTCCGCGACACGGCGAAGATCATCCCCTTCCTCGAACGCGAGACGGGTACACCCTTCCCCTGGGACAAGTACCACCAGGTGTATTGTCTGGACTTCATCGCCGGCGGCATGGAGAACACGAGCTGCACCTTCCAGGCCGCGGGCCTCCTCTTCCAGGATGACACGGAAACACTCTCCAGCCTGCACTGGCTGGATGCGCACGAGGCGACACACCAGTGGTTTGGGGATCTGGTCACCTGCCGCGACTGGTCACACCTCTGGCTCAATGAGGGATTTGCCACCTACTACACTGTCCTCTATGAAGGCGAGCGCAACGGTCCGGAAGCGTACCAGTTCGGACTGTTGCGGGAGGCCAACAAGGTCTTCGACCGGCTGGATTCCCGCCCGATCGTCTGGCGGGATTACAAGGATCCCATGGAGCAGTTTGACTACCGCTCCTATCCCAAGGGTGCCTGGGTGCTGCACATGATCCGCAGCCGCCTGGGCGAGGACCTTTTCCGCAAGGCAGTGAAGACGTATCTGGACCGGCACCGCAACACGGTGGTGGGTACGGATGATCTCCAGGATGTGCTGGAGGAAGTGTCCGGCCTGTCCTTTGACCGATTCTTCGACCAGTGGCTCTACCACGGCGGCGTGCCCGAATTGAAGGCGGACTACTCCTGGGATGCCGCGGCCAAACTGGCCAAAGTGACCGTGCGCCAGACCCAGAAGGTGAGCGAGCAGGTGCTGCTGTTCCAGTTTGACCTGCCCGTGCGATTCTGGCCCAAGGGAGCGGAAAAGCCGGTGGACTTCAAGGTCACCGTCACCAAGGCGGAGGAGGACTTTTATTTCCCCGTACCCACGGCACCAGAACTCGTCCGCCTGGATCCGGACACGACCCTGCTGGCGAAGTGGGACTTCACTCCGCCGCCCGACATGGTGAAGCGGCAGCTGCAAGGGGATGTGCTGGGTCGCATCTATGCCGTGCAGGCACTGGGCAGGAAGAAGGATGACGACAGTGTGAGACAGATCGCGGAAGTGCTGAACAAGGATGCCTTTTACGGGGTACGCAGTGAGGCGGCCAAGGCCCTGAAGCAGGTCATGACCCCGGCCGCCCGCGATGCCCTGGTTGCAGGCTTGAACCAGCCTGAGGCCCGGGCGCGCAAGGCCGTCGTGGAAGCCCTTGGAGCGTATCCTCATCCGGTCGCCCACGCCGCCTTGTTGCAACAGGCGCAACGCGAGAAGAACCCCGAGATCCTGGGTCAAATCATCACCACCTGGGGTGCCCGGCCCGCGGAGCCAGCCATCACTGCGGAACTGATACGGTTGATGGCCACACCCTCTTATCACAACATGGTGGCCGCCGCAGTGATCGGTGCGTTCCGTGCCCAAGGCGATGCCACGGCCGTGCCGCTGATCCTGGCCAAGCTGAGCTCCAAGGCGGATGCGCTGGAGTTTGATACCGGGGACTTTGCGGCGGGCATGGACGCGCTCGCTTTTCTGGCACGTGACCTGAAAGCAGAGGAACGCGAACCCGTGCGCGTGTTCTTGACCAGCCACCTCAGCCATCCCAGGGAAGAGCTTCGCGTCGCCGCAGCCCAGGGATTGGGCACCCTGCGAGATGCAAGGTCACTGGCAGTGCTCAAGCCCCTGACTGCGGTGAGCAAGCCCTTCAAAGATCCGGTGCGGGATGCTGTAGAGAAAGCCATCGTGACTCTGAGTGCCGACCAACCCCGGCCGCTGGAGTTGAAAGACGTGTGGACCCAGATGCAGGACCTGCAACGCAAGGCGCAGGAGATGGAGAAACAACTGGAGACGATGAAGAAGAAAGCCGGGGCGAAGTGA